One genomic region from Anabaena sp. PCC 7108 encodes:
- a CDS encoding WD40 repeat domain-containing protein, whose product MQQFNKKSSSKKSYSQKAYLGRYPYNLVNSGNLTKYYQILTDYQFISAKINHPDFGIQALIEDYDLLGDTQTKTLKYIQSALRLSAHIVTQHKQQLPSQLWGRLQAIHTPEIQQLLQQISQTQTRPWLRPLTPSLTQAGGRLLRTLSGHSDWVNAVAVTADSKRLISGSRDKTVKVRNLETGEEIATFIGDADFHSCGVTPNDLTIVAGDRSGRLHFLKLENAGE is encoded by the coding sequence ATGCAGCAATTTAATAAAAAATCATCCTCAAAAAAATCCTATTCCCAAAAAGCTTATCTGGGTAGATATCCTTATAACTTGGTAAACTCTGGCAACTTAACCAAATATTACCAAATCCTCACAGATTATCAATTCATATCCGCCAAAATCAATCATCCTGACTTTGGCATCCAAGCATTAATAGAAGATTATGATTTATTAGGTGATACCCAAACCAAAACATTAAAATATATTCAAAGTGCTTTGCGACTGTCTGCACACATCGTCACCCAGCATAAACAACAATTACCCAGTCAATTATGGGGAAGGTTACAAGCTATCCACACCCCAGAAATTCAACAACTATTACAACAAATATCACAAACTCAAACTCGCCCTTGGTTGCGTCCCCTCACCCCCAGTCTCACCCAAGCAGGAGGAAGGTTACTCCGCACCCTCTCAGGTCATAGTGATTGGGTAAACGCAGTCGCAGTGACAGCAGACTCTAAACGGTTGATTTCTGGTTCAAGAGACAAAACTGTCAAGGTGCGGAATTTAGAGACAGGGGAGGAAATAGCTACTTTTATAGGCGACGCTGACTTTCATTCCTGTGGGGTTACACCAAATGATTTAACAATTGTCGCGGGTGACAGGTCAGGTAGGTTGCATTTTTTAAAGTTGGAAAATGCGGGAGAGTGA
- a CDS encoding ATP-binding protein gives MNSTPRPPTVNNYLDTQQQFTAVINTKSANFIGRDFVVTAINNFLNRYNRGYFTIIGAPGSGKSAIIAKYVKDNPPENCQVIYYNAELEGKNHAEEFLIYICCQIIAKFQNLSLPNLPDNATEGSWFLSLLLQQISESLLQANQKLIIAIDGLNCINRNLQPPGTNIFYLPRYVPQGVYFLLSRRPFLLSNSGLLIEAPVQSLHLADYPQENKQDIQNYIQRNLTPLTPLPYQGMGEQELQELSNSPFLLGEGLGERSIKSWLNTHQINEAEFISNLTNRSENNFMYVSQVLVAIADGFYTGLSQLETSLAPGLESYYQQHLQKMLPSTGEDFPLAVLKVLAQQTQPISVAAIAEILDTDEYEIEELLENWVEFLNLQSISGDIYYSFYHCSFRDAVNKI, from the coding sequence ATGAACTCCACACCCAGACCACCAACGGTTAATAATTACCTGGATACTCAGCAACAATTCACGGCAGTTATTAATACCAAAAGCGCGAATTTTATCGGTCGTGATTTTGTTGTCACTGCTATTAATAATTTTCTTAACCGCTATAACCGGGGTTATTTCACTATTATCGGCGCACCGGGTAGCGGTAAAAGTGCTATAATTGCTAAATATGTGAAAGATAATCCTCCAGAAAATTGCCAGGTAATTTATTACAACGCGGAATTAGAGGGGAAAAATCACGCTGAAGAATTTTTAATATATATATGTTGTCAAATTATCGCCAAGTTTCAAAATTTATCACTGCCAAATTTACCGGATAATGCTACAGAAGGAAGTTGGTTTTTATCGTTGTTGCTGCAACAAATTAGCGAAAGTTTATTACAAGCAAATCAAAAATTAATTATTGCCATTGACGGGTTAAACTGCATCAACCGCAATTTACAACCACCAGGAACAAATATTTTTTATCTTCCTCGTTACGTTCCCCAAGGGGTGTATTTTCTCCTTTCCCGTCGTCCGTTTTTATTGAGTAATTCTGGTTTATTAATTGAAGCACCGGTGCAAAGTTTGCATTTAGCAGATTATCCACAGGAAAATAAACAAGATATTCAAAATTATATTCAGAGAAACCTAACCCCCCTCACCCCCCTTCCCTACCAGGGAATGGGGGAACAAGAATTACAAGAATTATCTAACTCCCCTTTCCTTTTAGGAGAGGGGTTGGGGGAGAGGTCAATCAAATCTTGGTTAAATACTCACCAAATAAATGAAGCAGAATTTATTTCTAATTTAACCAACCGCAGCGAAAATAATTTTATGTACGTGAGTCAAGTTTTAGTTGCTATTGCTGATGGTTTCTATACCGGACTTTCGCAGTTAGAAACCTCTCTAGCACCTGGGTTAGAATCTTATTACCAACAGCATTTACAAAAAATGCTACCCTCTACAGGTGAAGATTTCCCCCTAGCGGTGTTGAAAGTTTTAGCACAGCAAACACAACCTATTTCTGTTGCTGCTATCGCGGAAATACTGGATACAGATGAATATGAAATTGAAGAATTGTTAGAAAATTGGGTAGAGTTCTTAAATTTGCAATCTATCTCAGGGGATATTTATTACAGCTTTTATCATTGTAGTTTTCGTGATGCTGTCAACAAGATATAG
- a CDS encoding IS4 family transposase, with product MIPTFYQNHLRSQLSLAEYLLLKILLQILQSIKQVSLESLANALPIPIKFESRRRKIQRFLSLPKLTIKKIWLPIIEVWLETYLQEKETIYLVIDRTKWSCINLLMISMVWEKRAIPIYFELLKQKGNSNLKQQTEALTEILAIVKKYKICVLGDREFCSVKLANWLKQQGLSFCLRLRKNEFVKKESDIWLELKDLGLAPGLSLFLPGVKVTKLRGFGYFNLACKWKRKLQGIAPKEGWFILTDLPELGAAITAYKQRFDIEEMFRDFKTGGYNLEDTKVTGERLISLILLIAIAYTSATIQGQQIKRKGVQEYVGRVKENSRSTRRHSSFYIGLYGYTWISFMDNCQPLLAQLMRLNPNKRKYYQQGLRAMNLIQSVF from the coding sequence ATGATACCAACATTCTATCAAAACCATCTCAGAAGTCAATTAAGTCTAGCAGAATACCTATTGTTAAAAATCCTGCTTCAGATTTTACAGTCAATTAAACAGGTAAGTCTAGAAAGTTTAGCGAATGCCTTACCAATACCCATAAAATTTGAAAGTAGACGCAGAAAAATACAAAGATTTTTATCATTGCCAAAATTAACAATAAAGAAGATATGGTTACCCATAATTGAAGTCTGGTTAGAGACATACCTTCAAGAGAAAGAAACAATATATCTAGTAATAGACCGGACTAAATGGTCATGTATAAATTTATTAATGATCAGCATGGTGTGGGAGAAACGAGCAATACCGATATATTTTGAATTATTGAAGCAAAAAGGAAATAGCAATCTCAAACAACAAACAGAAGCGTTGACCGAGATTTTAGCGATAGTAAAAAAATATAAAATATGTGTATTAGGAGATAGAGAATTCTGTTCTGTCAAATTAGCGAACTGGTTGAAGCAGCAAGGTTTAAGCTTTTGTTTAAGGTTAAGAAAGAATGAATTTGTCAAAAAAGAATCAGATATTTGGTTAGAGTTGAAAGATTTGGGATTAGCACCGGGATTATCGTTATTTTTGCCGGGAGTTAAAGTTACGAAACTTAGAGGTTTTGGATATTTTAATTTAGCCTGTAAATGGAAAAGGAAACTCCAGGGTATAGCACCAAAAGAAGGATGGTTTATTCTCACAGATTTACCAGAGTTAGGAGCAGCTATTACAGCTTATAAACAACGCTTTGATATTGAGGAAATGTTTAGAGATTTTAAAACAGGAGGTTATAATTTAGAAGATACGAAAGTCACGGGAGAACGGTTGATTTCACTAATTTTATTAATAGCTATTGCCTACACATCAGCCACAATTCAGGGACAACAAATTAAACGCAAGGGAGTACAAGAATATGTCGGAAGAGTTAAAGAAAACAGCCGTAGTACCAGACGACATAGCAGTTTTTATATTGGTCTATATGGTTATACTTGGATCAGTTTTATGGATAATTGTCAACCTTTACTAGCCCAATTAATGAGACTTAATCCTAATAAGCGCAAGTATTATCAACAAGGTCTAAGAGCTATGAACCTTATACAGTCAGTCTTTTAG
- a CDS encoding RNA 2'-phosphotransferase: protein MSNSRLVKISKFLSKYLRHQPEEIGIKLVTGGWVSVDELLTACAKNKFPITRQELQEVVATNDKKRFSFDSTHTFIRANQGHSIEIDLQLEPAVPPDVLYHGTGNKSVDGIMQTGIGKMSRHHVHLSSDISTAKIVGARHGRPVIFAVDAGKMYAAGYIFYCSDNAVWLVDHVPLEYLQLFLGK from the coding sequence ATGAGTAATTCACGGTTAGTGAAAATCAGCAAATTTCTGAGTAAATATTTACGTCATCAACCTGAAGAAATAGGAATTAAATTAGTTACTGGTGGTTGGGTTTCTGTAGATGAATTGCTAACTGCTTGTGCTAAAAACAAATTTCCCATTACCCGGCAAGAATTACAGGAGGTAGTGGCCACAAATGATAAAAAACGCTTTTCCTTTGATTCTACCCATACTTTCATTCGTGCTAATCAAGGACACAGTATAGAAATTGATTTACAGTTAGAACCTGCTGTTCCCCCAGATGTGCTTTATCACGGTACAGGAAACAAATCTGTAGATGGAATTATGCAAACGGGAATTGGCAAAATGTCACGCCATCATGTGCATTTATCATCAGATATCTCTACAGCTAAAATAGTGGGTGCAAGGCATGGTAGACCCGTGATTTTTGCTGTAGATGCTGGTAAGATGTATGCAGCAGGTTACATTTTTTATTGTTCAGATAATGCTGTTTGGTTAGTGGATCATGTACCACTTGAATATTTACAGCTATTTTTAGGTAAATGA
- a CDS encoding Dps family protein produces MNKINIGLTEEQRHGVINLLNQDLADSYVLLVKTKKYHWDVVGPQFRTLHQLWEEHYNALTVNIDELAERIRALGCYPLGTMEGFLKVATLKEHAGKIPLATGMVARLVKDHEQIIRNVRDHVDQCSEEFHDQGTADFLTNLMEKHEQMAWMLRSFIEGEALQPDGKQQATETKTPVGV; encoded by the coding sequence ATGAATAAAATAAATATCGGTTTAACAGAGGAACAGCGTCACGGTGTCATAAATTTGCTGAATCAAGATTTAGCAGATTCTTATGTACTTCTAGTAAAAACTAAAAAGTACCATTGGGATGTTGTTGGTCCTCAGTTCCGCACTCTCCATCAACTTTGGGAAGAACACTATAATGCACTGACTGTAAATATTGATGAATTGGCTGAAAGAATTCGGGCTTTAGGTTGTTATCCCCTGGGAACAATGGAGGGATTTCTTAAGGTTGCTACTCTTAAAGAACACGCGGGTAAAATTCCCTTAGCGACAGGAATGGTAGCTCGATTAGTCAAAGATCATGAGCAGATTATTCGCAATGTTAGAGATCATGTGGATCAGTGTAGCGAAGAATTTCATGATCAGGGAACTGCTGATTTTTTAACTAATTTAATGGAAAAACATGAGCAAATGGCTTGGATGTTACGCTCATTTATTGAAGGAGAAGCACTGCAACCCGATGGTAAACAGCAAGCAACAGAAACTAAAACTCCAGTGGGTGTGTAA
- a CDS encoding ChaB family protein — MPEEYQAERTISAVFKEQKQVDDVIRRLLDRGIPKDYISVMGRNFQSETRISGFLTKKDVILGGLKTGAIFGSLFGSFLSLLTGVGVLFIPFVGPVVAAGPIGAVLLGAASGAIAGSAGAGLVSVLTTLGMPEDKATVYQTRLEAGEFLLMAEIPSDRTGEFQLLFESARGEEIHTIDQALDHPCPGRCNSPEDLAPEVRTHLSREAQGVFIERYNVVLNETNDELTAEQSAWSAVREQFDEDENGVWSKAKMIA, encoded by the coding sequence ATGCCAGAAGAATATCAAGCAGAACGTACTATCTCAGCTGTATTTAAAGAACAAAAGCAAGTTGATGATGTCATTCGCCGTTTACTAGATAGAGGTATCCCCAAGGATTATATTTCGGTGATGGGCAGAAATTTCCAGTCAGAAACAAGAATTTCTGGTTTTCTGACTAAGAAAGATGTGATTCTGGGAGGTTTGAAAACAGGAGCAATTTTTGGTTCTTTGTTTGGTTCTTTCCTGAGCTTGTTAACGGGTGTCGGTGTCTTGTTTATTCCCTTTGTGGGACCGGTTGTAGCAGCAGGACCAATTGGTGCAGTGTTGTTGGGGGCTGCTAGTGGTGCGATCGCAGGTAGTGCTGGTGCTGGTTTGGTATCAGTTCTCACTACTTTGGGGATGCCTGAAGATAAAGCTACTGTTTATCAAACCCGCTTAGAAGCTGGGGAATTCTTATTGATGGCGGAAATTCCGAGCGATCGCACAGGCGAATTTCAATTACTATTTGAAAGCGCTCGCGGTGAAGAAATTCACACAATTGATCAAGCCCTGGATCATCCTTGTCCTGGCCGATGTAACAGCCCAGAGGATTTAGCGCCTGAAGTTCGCACTCATCTTTCCAGAGAAGCCCAAGGAGTATTTATTGAGCGCTATAACGTCGTACTTAATGAAACAAATGACGAGCTTACAGCTGAACAATCGGCCTGGAGTGCTGTTCGTGAACAATTTGATGAAGATGAGAATGGTGTTTGGTCAAAAGCCAAGATGATTGCTTAA